From the Lolium rigidum isolate FL_2022 chromosome 2, APGP_CSIRO_Lrig_0.1, whole genome shotgun sequence genome, one window contains:
- the LOC124691661 gene encoding peptidyl-prolyl cis-trans isomerase-like: MAATNPKVFFDVTVGAQPAGRVVMELFAKEVPRTAENFRALCTGEKGVGKAGKPLHYKGSKFHRVIPGFMCQGGDFTAGNGTGGESIYGAKFADENFVHTHSGPGILSMANSGPGTNGSQFFLCTDACDWLDGKHVVFGKVVEGMDVVQAIEKVGSRSGTTSKPVVVADCGQL; encoded by the coding sequence ATGGCGGCGACGAACCCGAAGGTGTTCTTCGATGTGACCGTGGGCGCCCAGCCGGCGGGCCGCGTGGTGATGGAGCTGTTCGCGAAGGAGGTCCCGAGGACCGCGGAGAACTTCCGCGCTCTGTGCACCGGCGAGAAGGGCGTCGGCAAGGCGGGCAAGCCGCTGCACTACAAGGGCAGCAAGTTCCACCGCGTCATCCCGGGCTTCATGTGCCAGGGCGGCGACTTCACCGCCGGGAACGGCACGGGCGGCGAGTCCATCTACGGCGCCAAGTTCGCGGACGAGAACTTCGTGCACACGCACTCGGGCCCCGGCATCCTCTCCATGGCCAACTCCGGGCCCGGCACCAACGGCTCCCAGTTCTTCCTCTGCACCGACGCCTGCGACTGGCTCGACGGCAAGCACGTCGTCTTCGGCAAGGTCGTGGAGGGCATGGACGTCGTCCAGGCCATCGAGAAGGTCGGCTCCCGCAGCGGCACCACCTCCAAgcccgtcgtcgtcgccgactGCGGCCAGCTCTAG